A single window of Oncorhynchus keta strain PuntledgeMale-10-30-2019 chromosome 34, Oket_V2, whole genome shotgun sequence DNA harbors:
- the LOC118366998 gene encoding ADP-ribosylation factor-like protein 4C produces MGNSFSNISAFQSLHIVMLGLDSAGKTTVLYRLKFNEFVNTVPTIGFNTEKIKLSNGTAKGISCHFWDVGGQEKLRPLWKSYSRCTDGIIYVVDSVDVDRLEEAKTELHKVTKFAENQGTPLLVIANKQDLPKSLPVADIEKQLALHELTPSTTYHVQPCCAIIGEGLHEGMDKLYEMIVKRRKSLKQKKKR; encoded by the coding sequence ATGGGCAACAGTTTCTCTAACATATCTGCTTTCCAATCCCTTCACATTGTGATGCTGGGGTTGGATTCGGCTGGCAAAACGACTGTTCTTTATCGTCTGAAATTCAACGAATTCGTAAACACCGTGCCAACAAttggattcaacacagagaaaATCAAACTCAGTAATGGTACGGCAAAGGGGATCAGCTGTCACTTCTGGGACGTCGGAGGCCAGGAGAAGCTCCGACCCCTATGGAAATCCTACAGTCGTTGCACGGACGGCATCATCTATGTGGTGGACTCGGTAGACGTCGATCGGTTGGAGGAGGCTAAAACGGAACTGCATAAAGTTACCAAATTCGCGGAGAACCAGGGGACACCGCTGCTGGTGATAGCCAACAAGCAGGACCTGCCCAAATCTCTTCCAGTCGCGGACATTGAAAAACAGCTGGCTCTCCACGAGCTCACCCCATCCACCACATACCACGTCCAACCTTGCTGCGCCATAATTGGCGAGGGACTCCACGAGGGTATGGACAAACTATATGAGATGATTGTAAAGCGGAGAAAGTCTTTAAAGCAAAAGAAGAAACGATAA